The following nucleotide sequence is from Leopardus geoffroyi isolate Oge1 chromosome A1, O.geoffroyi_Oge1_pat1.0, whole genome shotgun sequence.
TaaattttgggggggaaatgtAACAATGGGGGGGAGGAGAAGCATGTTAACTTGTTTCAAAAAGATCAGAAGAGGCTTTCATGACCCCTATTGTTAATTGGCAGAGATTCGTGGCCTGCGTCTAATTCTTCCCCCACCATTCCATTCAAGGTAGGTGGCCACGGTGCTTGACATCACTGTGCCACTTATCTCGTTTGTGTATCGCTTTAATGTCTGACTCACTAGACTGTAAGGTcaaagaaggcagagactgtgtCTGTCTGGCTCAGCACTGAGTGCCCTGTgcctagcacagcacctggcacaaaaTAGGTCCTTAATTAATATCAGCCTACTAACTCCAGTCCATCTTCCAATGTTAGCTCACATTCTACCTCCACATCCCCATACATCACCACACATACCCCAAGTAAACACTCCCTCCTCTCAGCAACTAGAACACTTTCTACTTACACCACTCATTTGGAATATCCTCAGTCAGCATCTTCTAATCTGTGAGAACATTATTAGGGTTCTGTagtgaaatatatttagaaagtgCTGTGTTAAACCAAGTCACACAGGTCCCTTTACTACAGAATTTCTCAGAGCCTTAGTGTTCGCTTACGCGGcgcatatactaaaattggaaaaatacacagaatttcTCAGAGCCTTTGATATGTTTGTGTATAGCAGCAGTATCCAAGAAGGGGATATAGTAAACAGCTACTTCCTCACAAGTGATCATAGAACTTTGTTTTCAGGGAGCAAACCTAAGGAAGCCCTTTGTGTCAAACCTTATGAAACCCTTGGTGTCAGGGACCATGtcctatatttatatttctctataatCCCTTAAAAGGACCCTTATACCTAATAGATATCCAAGTGGTAACCAACATAGGATTAATTCATTAGTGTAATGAAGTCaaacaaggaaagagaaactCTGGCAGCAGAACGtccaaaaaaataagatgaagaagaaggaggaggaggaggaggagaaagaggaggagaaggagaaggaaaagaagcagcagaagaaagaaagaaaaaagaaagagaaagaaagaaagagaaagaaagaaagaaagaaagaaagaaagagaaagaaagaaacaaacaaagaaagtaaAGGTAGTCAAGATCCAAGTGAAGATATTAAGTAAGCTGTTGAATATTAAGTCTGGGACCCAAAGGAGAGGTCACGGTTAGAGAGAGAAATTTGGAGAATTCTGGATATAGATCATACTGAAAGCCCTGGGACTGGAAAGGAAATGTAGGAGAAGAAAAGATGGCCCACTGGGATCCTAGGACATTGCAAGATTGAAAGGTTCAACCTTGAGGGGGTCGGCACCTAACGCCCAAAGAAAGCAGCCAGTGAGGTAGGAGCACCactgagagagcatgagaagccAAGAGAAGGGGAGTGTTGATGAAGGAGGGTATGGCCCACTAGGATGATGCTGCCCAGACATTGCATCAGATGAGAACAGAGGGACGACAACTGGATTTGGTAAGATCAAGGTCACTGGTGCTCTTGGACAAAAAAATGATTCAGAGAAATAACAGGAGGGAGGATTGGAACAAGAATGAAGGAGCAAACTGCAGACCCAGCCCAGTGAAAACCACTGAGATGCTTGCCCCTGAACGCTGGATGCCATGGCTTGTGGCATCAGCTTAGCTGCTCCCAGAATCTGGattagtgatatttttaaattggccTGATGAAAGGGAACACTGATCCTCAAGTGAGTGGTATGGTAACCACGAGCTGGGAGTGTCAAAAAATTATTGTGTCAAGATTGAAAAGTTGACTTCtaaaatttgtagttaaaaaaaaaaaaaacaacctttagtaatgattttttggaaaaaagatgGACAGCCAAGTGTACATAAATGACACTTCAGTTGTAACAGATTCTTCACAACACTTTTCCCAGAAAGCCCTTGCTGCCTGTTAGTAATCATTCCCACGCAGAGGTAAGCTAGGTTCGCAAGGAAGCAAGAATCAAAGGCTGTATTTGTAATTCACTGTTTCAAATAAAAGCTCCTTGATTAAGAGAGGAGAGTTGGGGCCACCGGTTATCTGATGAATCCCTAAAGCTCAGTTGTTCTTCCCACTTGCAGGAGCTTCCATCGTTGGCGTGAACTGCCACTTTGACCCCACAATTAGTTTACAAACAGTGAAGCTCATGAAAGAAGGCTTGGAGGCTGCCCGACTGAAAGCCCACCTGATGAGTCAGCCCTTGGCCTACCACACTCCTGACTGCAACAAGCAGGGATTTATTGATCTACCAGAATTCCCCTTTGGTAAGacagacattttataaattatctcAATGTCTTGATGTTTGACAAATTCCAAATCTATAGCCATAGAGCTTTGTCACAGCAAAGAAATGGCAGCATATCTCATCTCTTGCCCTCGGTGTCTCTCCCTGCAGCCAAAAGCCCTTTGATATTTGACCACAGTAGAAGGAAAAGATGGAACCGACAAGCAAAAAAGATCTCTGAACCTTTTAGCTGTAGGCTGGTAAAAAGGATGCCCTTCCGGGTGCGATCAGCAAAGACTTTGGTTCTGGTTCCAGCTCTGTCACTGAGTTATGTAACCTTAGCAAAACCGTTTAGTTCTaaaccttaattttctcatcagaAGAATTAAAAGGATAGACCGGTTTATGTCCAAGTTACTTTTCCCCTGTTCTTGAGGGCAAGGAGAAGATACCATCACTAGGTTACTGTATAACAACTTTGAATGAAGAGGCTGAGCAGATGCAGGGAGGGAATACTTGGCAGTCTAGGAAAAGGGGTCAAGCATGTGTGGGAAGTCGGGTGTGTCCACCTGAAAATCCAGCCAGAGAGATCACCAGGGCCAGAGTTTGGACAGCTTCTACTCCATTCTAAGGTCCTTAGATACTGTATTTTATAGGGGCCCTCAGAGAAGTAAGGTATTATAACATAATCCATCTAGAAGAACCATGGATAAAGAATGGCAAAGCGTCTGTGTTATGGCATAGAACAAATTATCGCAAAATTTAGTGCCTTTAAACAACAAACAGTTATTATATCTCAGAGTTTCTGTGGGTCATGAATTTGGGAGCAGCCTAGCTGGATAGTTTTTGCTCAGCATCCCTTATGAGGCTGCAGTCCAGATACTGGTCAGGTTTGTAGTCCTCTGAAGACCTGATGAGAGCTAGGGAATCTACTTCCAAGCTCCCTTTGTTGGCTGTTGGGAATAGGTGTTAGTGTCTTGCTGTTCTATTAAACAGAATTAGAGGCCTCAGTTCCTTAAATTATTGGCCTTTCCACTGTGATGCTTGAGTGTTCTCACAACATGCAGTTGTtcaaagagaacaagagagattGAGGCAGAAACCGTAATGCCTTGTAtaacctagcctcagaagtcaccaACCGTGCCTTCTGACCTATTCTATTGGTCTCTCAGACCAACCTGATATGAGAGGGGACTACACAGGGTAAAAACATAAGAGGGCAGGAATCATTGGGAACCATCTTGAAGGTTGGCTATCAcagcatttaaaaatgggcatgtAAATGCCAATTagctaataattttaaaaaataaagaagcgaATGTTAACAACTTACTTAATTCAGTTCTTGAAAATTACATACTTATTATAGctgtttattttgaatattttttttaaaaaaagaattcattccaTTACTACAGGACTGGAGCCCAGAGTTGCAACAAGATGGGACATTCAGAAATATGCCAGAGAGGCCTACAAGCTGGGGGTCAGATACATTGGCGGGTgctgtggatttgagccctacCACATACGGGCGATTGCAGAAGAGCTGGCCCCAGAAAGGGGATTTTTGCCACCAGCTTCAGAAAAGCATGGCAGCTGGGGAAGTGGTTTGGATATGCACACCAAACCATGGATTAGAGCCAGGTAAGAACCTTTAAACTGTATTTGCCAAACCAAACTCATTTGGATTATGAGTATGTCCAAGTGAGGTCACAACAAAGAGTATAGATAATTTGCTGCATGATGATAAATAATGTTATCCTCCTTCAATTCTTTCATAGCCATGTTTATAAAATAGCCTATGTAGTGATCTCTGGCtttagaatataaataatataaattgcaATGAAGTGTGATTTCATGTTCTGGGCTAGAACCATGTGGTAGACACTGAACAACATTTAACCGATTGGTTGTTAAGATTTAAGTATAAgttaggacacctgggtgactcagtccattggacatctgactcttggttttagctcatctcatggtttgtgagttcaagccctgtgctgagccTCGCAttaagccccacgtagggctccatgctaaaagcatggagtctgcttggtatcctcctctgcctctctctctgcccttcccctgctcactcatgctgtctgtctgtctgtctgtctctctctctcaaaataaataaacttaaaaagtgttTTAGTAAAAAGATGTAAGTATAAATTAAAcgtaaaaaatattaattaagtgCTTGTTCTGTGCCAACCACAATCTCGGAGCTGGGAATACAGTGGAGAATAAAATAGGTCTTTGCCCTCAGAGCTTACACCCCAGTGGGGGAGATGAacactaaacaaatattttacattggGCAATGTGCAAGGCACTGggaaaatacacatgaaaagcTGGCTAGAGAATCTCAGTCTACTGGGGAAAATGGGTAAGAAAGCCAATGTATTATACTGCAGTAACTGCTTTGGTAGAGGCACAGATTTAGAAAGTGACAAGAGAAAGGAATGGCCATCTCTGccaaatagaaagatattttagAGGAAGGGATTTTGGGGGGCTGTATTTTGAAGGGCTAAGTAGCCACGAGATAAAGAAGAGGGTGGGGGACGAGCACCAAACAGAGGGGCAGTTCCACTCCATTCAGCTGATATTGATTGTATACAACTATATCAAGACACGGGTGTGGACATCGAAGTAGCAAGAACAAGGCACAGGCCTGTCCCCAAGGAGTTAACAGACTAGTAGGCAGAGAGACAAACAGGCGAGTTCAAGTTGGCTTAGCAAGTTCAAGTATGAAGATATGCAAAGGTGCTATGGGGTCTGAGCTAATGGCCCAGGAGGGCAAAAGGCAGAGGAGGGTGaatgaagaatttcttttttgtgttttaaatgtctattgatttattttgagagagaagacgAACAGGGTAGGGAGGTAGTGAaggagggcagggcggggggggggggggggggtggggtggagagagagagagagagagagagagagagagagaggaaagagaggatcccaagcaggctccatgccagagggtggagccccacacggggcttgatctgacagttgtgagatcatgacctgagcagaaatcaagagtaggacgcttaaccaactgagccacccaggcactccatttgtatgcatatatttaaaaaaataatttcaaagtaattttagCCTATAGAGccttaaaaaaattgtagttcagattaataaatgtgttttaatggACATACTCTCAAGAGTCCAAAGACAGCTCTGTGGAGGTATATTCTAGCTCAGTGACATAGATACAGATGCTCAGGAAGGAGTCTAATGTGTGTTTGTTCACCCAGGGCCAGGAAGGAATACTGGGAGAATCTTCGGATAGCCTCGGGCAGGCCATACAACCCTTCAATGTCAAAGCCTGATGCCTGGGGGGTGACCAAAGGAACAGCTGAGCTGATGCAGCAGAAAGAAGCCACCAGTGAGCAGCAGCTCAGAGAGctctttgaaaaacagaaattcaaatctGCACAGTAACCTCAGTGGAAACCATCTTTAGTGACTTTTATGTTTGGGCCACAGTTCCTCCAAATCAGGAAAAGACGGTTTAAAAGCAATGCTTATGTTAATGCTAGGCTACACATAAAACTGGTAGGAGCTGAACAACACAGAACTATAAATAGCACTTGACGATTTTAAAAGTATCGTTTAGAAATTTACttacaagcaaaataaataagaagtacaTCTTAAACAGTTTCCCTTATACCATGTATAAAGTATTAGGGAAATCACTGTGGCCAAGGAAAAGTTATTCAGATATTCATTCCTACTTCAAGAAGTTTGCAGCCTAGTAAGGAGAATGAGACAGGAGCTGTCATGACAGATAAAGTGCTATAGGGAAGTGACTTCCAAGTCCTTTTGAACATGACCCTTAGTAAGAAACAAAAGTTTTCGAATAACCCAGTAAAGCACATACTATACaaccaatgaaataaaatgtgagatccattttggcattttctattctattcctttccATCCTATCTCACTGATAAAACATGCTAGTTGCGACACTACAAATTGATTTTATGACCCATTAGTGGGTTTTGACCCACGGTTTGAAAAACAACTGTTATGGAACACTTGAGATATGGGGACTTTGCTAGTTCTTTAAGTTTGTTCTTAGCAAATCACTCATGTGGGACCTGATCAATAAGTATCAAAAGACCAGAATCCTGCTCTCAGAGTTCCAgagttgttctctctctttcctgaccCATTTCTACTGCTAAAAAATGTATAGACcaatggggaggggaaaggaggcatCAGTATCTGGATTTTCTCCATCCTGCTCAAAAATGGATCCACCTAAATGCCTTTAGTCAGTAAGGCTGAGGAACAGTGAGCTTGTATTACATcggttgctttaaaaaaagtataataggggcacctgggtggttcagtcagttgagcatctgacttcagctcaagtcatgatctcacggttcgtgggttcaagcccctcaaccagctgtgtgctgacagctcagagcctggagcctgcttcagattctgtgtctccctctctctctatccctcccttgctggtgtgcgctctctctctctcccaaaaataaatgaatattaaaaaaatttttgtaagtataatgaagaaaaaaatagggattCTCCAAACTCTTATCCAAGTTGCCTAGATTGAGAACTATGATATTTTTACATGATAACATCTACTCTCCCATGAGACCTCACCCCTGAAGATGCAAGACATTAGCATAAACATGGCTATTCTCAATGTATGAAAAGTTCATGCTGCTTTCTACACATTCTTGGGTTAGgtgttttgaaatgtaatttcttggggcgcctgggtggtgcagtcggttaagcgtccgacttcagccaggtcacgatctcacggtccgtgagttccagccccgcgtcgggctctgggctgatggctcggagcctggagcctgtttccgattctgtgtctccctctctctgcccctcccccgttcatgctctgtctctctctgtcccaaaaataaataaacgttgaaaaaaaaaaattaaaaaaaaaaaaaagaaagaaatgtaatttcttcagctattaaaaaagaagagcagTGAGACTACCTtgattcttattttcattctctaaTTTGCTTACGTTTTACATGAAATTTCTATGCatcagtttattcatctattttaaaaaataacaacctTCCTACTTCACAAGTATTTGAGTTTTAAAGGAGAAGGCAGCAGTAATTAAGGGGAAAGAAATTTCCGGAATTTTCTTGCTAAGATAATTAGTAATCCATCCTTATCTTCCAGTGCATAGAAATAAAGCCAAAGGAATATGGCTTTCAGAGGCTGCATGTGGTTGAGgtgaaataaaaggagaatgaatgtcatttttaaaaaaaaataaaagttgctaTCTACCATTTCTCACAAATCAGGTTCAGTATCTCATACTTCATTCATAGATGATAGAAACTTCTATTCAACTTACTGTTCTATTATGGTATAAGACGGATGACCCTTTAGTACTCTTTTCAGAACTTTATTGCCACACAAAACATTATAATTTCTAATCATTCTTATATCCTttgattcaaaaaatattttcctcaaaagGAACTATACTGGATGTGCTCGaattaaaaactatatgccaacactGCCTCCTAGCGGCATATTTCCtatactgaaaaatttttttgaaattcaacCCTTGCACCAAGTGTATTAGTTTTATTTCCTACAATCTTGCTCATTAAAAGGAAGGCTTGTTTAATACCTAGGAGTTTCTTCAAGTTAAAGACATTTCTCACTGGTAAAGGTATTTTTATGGAATCAGCCAGAGGGACCCTAAAGATCAGGAGTCCAAACTCTCCCTTTTAAGGATAAGATACCTAAGGTAGGATGCCAAGTCAGAAAGGACTTCTTGCTAGTCCCAGACTGCTGAGAAAGACGGTTTTAGCGTGGATCAGTGGTCGAAGGAGGGTGGAACCAGGACATACAGCTCACAAAATTAGGCAGTCCATCCTCCAACCCAGAAATAAAGATCCTTGCATTACTCAGAGTCAATGCAAACTCACTGAATATATGGTTTGCAGTTTATGGCTCTACACTTCTTTACACTGCAGCAAAGTGACTTTGGGTAAGGAAGCCCTGGGAAAACGGACCCATAATGGAGACAGAAATGGAACTGGAAAGAATCAAAAGCTTCCGTTTCCACCTTCTCCAGAGGGGGGCAGCAGGTCACCAGCAGGGAAGGCCTGAGGAGCCCTAGTTTGCTTTGAAGTGAAGTTATTGCATCAGGATAAACGAGCACGATGTGGCAGAGGTATCTTGagccctgttttttgttttggtcagtTTTTTCCTAAGATACATGGATCTTTGAATCCCATCCAGCACAACTCACCCAGCAAAGAAAGCCTTACATGTGTCCATTTCCCCCCAAGATCGTTCTTTTTCCCGGCTCGCACATAGCTTGGCTGAAATCATTACAGACTGTTTTCCCAAACAGCCCCCCGTTAGTCAGTAACATTCCCTTGCCCAGTGTGCCGGCTGCCAGGTAGACAACCCTAATTCTTACCCATTAAAGGAGGAAGAAGTCAGtttgaagaaagtaaaatagaagacGCCTACCAACTGCTTCGGGAGTAGTTATGCCTGACAGTTCTGATAAACAACAGAATTAGAGAAAGCCAAGGCCCAGCACTTCTGAACACCTTCAGGAACAACTTCATGTTAGTGTTTGAACAGAAA
It contains:
- the BHMT gene encoding betaine--homocysteine S-methyltransferase 1 isoform X2; this encodes MGILERLNAGEVVIGDGGFVFALEKRGYVKAGPWTPEAAVEHPEAVRQLHREFLRAGSNVMQTFTFYASEDKLENRGNYVAEKISGQKVNEAACDIARQVADEGDALVAGGVSQTPSYLSCKSEAEVKKVFQQQLEVFLKKNVDFLIAEYFEHVEEAVWAVEALKASGKPVAATMCIGPEGDLHGVSPGECAVRLVKAGASIVGVNCHFDPTISLQTVKLMKEGLEAARLKAHLMSQPLAYHTPDCNKQGFIDLPEFPFGLEPRVATRWDIQKYAREAYKLGVRYIGGCCGFEPYHIRAIAEELAPERGFLPPASEKHGSWGSGLDMHTKPWIRARARKEYWENLRIASGRPYNPSMSKPDAWGVTKGTAELMQQKEATSEQQLRELFEKQKFKSAQ